A window of the Falco biarmicus isolate bFalBia1 chromosome 10, bFalBia1.pri, whole genome shotgun sequence genome harbors these coding sequences:
- the LIME1 gene encoding lck-interacting transmembrane adapter 1: protein MAAAGGKGPVGTPLLPACSALLLLGILIYLGALCAACRRRGRKKNVPPDGVKLVDESLLRQTQLRSLSKSDTKLHELYRVKARGDGQRPASLDFPSPTAPPSSTDSPHSSGISVLLHRELPQIPVPEPPAASPAPDQTYSNLLFAPRCKPVPDTVYECLAVGGEDAPVPTGTQVSPPRAGHGAADYACVHKVKKTVPVEVQDGAVAGPPGAPQYWDGTGHAPQAKLEEMYSTVCKATKKRTQVPASSLREGGAGWPPPHQEEGAPARCWSPAAQSPPDPCYESISEKAWTAQGRSPDPDYEAVDVNWKKVVKRDKPRKPCAPENLYESVGDIWAGESRRASARTAANGLEVYITNL, encoded by the exons ATGGCTGCAGCCGGTGGCAAGGGGCCGGTGGGGACCCCActcctgccagcctgctctgccctgctcctgctcgGCATCCTGATCTACCTGGGCGCCCTGTGCGCTGCCTGCAGACG AAGGGGCAGGAAGAAGAATGTCCCTCCGGACGGAGTGAAGCTGGTGGACGAG TCCCTGCTCAGACAGACGCAGCTGCGGTCGCTCAGCAAGTCCGACACGAAGCTGCACGAGCTGTACCGGGTGAAGGCCAGGGGTGACG GCCAGCGGCCGGCCAGCCTGGATTTCCCCagtcccacagccccccccagcagcactgatTCCCCGCACAGCTCTGGCATCAGCGTCCTCCTGCACCGTGAGCTGCCCCAGATCCCCGTCCCCgagcccccagctgcctccccgGCCCCCGACCAGACCTACTCCAACCTGCTCTTTGCCCCACGGTGCAAGCCGGTGCCAGACACCGTCTACGAGTGCCTGGCGGTGGGGGGCGAGGATGCCCCTGTGCCCACCGGCACCCAGGTGTCCCCCCCACGGGCTGGGCACGGGGCAGCCGATTATGCCTGTGTCCATAAGGTGAAGAAGACGGTGCCTGTGGAGGTGCAGGATGGGGCTGTGGCGGGGCCTCCTGGAGCACCACAGTACTGGGACGGCACAGGCCATGCCCCCCAGGCGAAG CTAGAAGAGATGTACTCAACAGTGTGCAAAGCCACCAAGAAGAGAACCCAGGTTCCTGCATCATCCCTGAGGGaggggggtgctggctggccaCCCCCCCACCAGGAGGAGGGTGCCCCAGCCAGGTGCTGGTCTCCAGCAGCCCAAAGCCCCCCTGACCCCTGCTATGAGTCAATCAGCGAGAAAGCCTGGACTGCTCAGGGCCGCAGCCCCGACCCCGACTATGAGGCTGTGGACGTTAACTGGAAGAAGGTGGTGAAACGGGACAAGCCGAGGAAGCCCTGTGCACCCGAGAACCTGTATGAAAGTGTTGGCGACATTTGGGCAGGGGAGTCCCGGCGAGCCTCTGCCAGGACGGCAGCCAACGGGCTGGAGGTGTACATCACCAACCTATAG
- the ZGPAT gene encoding zinc finger CCCH-type with G patch domain-containing protein, with the protein MDEESLEAAIQSYNAQLQQVELALGAGLDPSQQSDLIQLQEDLKQLIELTESSLVSVRKSKLLATLDTNASSSSSPVGLLEQDTHPDSSAQDEEYAAFKEAIAELGTDEKPSANNSEISSKRDEETDDKSESKYSEEEVESDREEGEEELSGMKVKAPYYSSWGTLEYHNAMIVGTEDLEDGSAGVRVLYLYPTHKSLKPCPFFLDDKCRFKENCRFSHGQVVSVEELQPFQEPNLSTLEVGSACLAKHSDGIWYTAKITDIDSGYYTVKFDSLLLKEAVVEGDSVIPPLRSEDGAESAESDEDSVDDSGYAKVIDSRVPENGEWTPACSSSFGGWEAHTRGIGSKLLVQMGYEFGKGLGKNSEGRVEPVQAVVLPRGKSLDQCAEVLQKKKQGKLDPGKSRKCRAKGNSCGQSPAGSRKPSHNVFDFLNEKLRGKSTGEKAGGMAMPERNSKEIYHASKSTKKALSVHLFQTMEKIEQTQKDIRGIQQALARNIGRHSIATAQLEEKLANAHKQLGQLQAQEASLQREQKKADTHKKMTEF; encoded by the exons ATGGATGAAGAGAGTCTGGAAGCAGCAATTCAGAGCTACAatgcccagctgcagcaagtgGAGCTGGCTTTAGGGGCAGGCCTGGACCCCTCACAGCAGTCGGACTTGATTCAGTTGCAGGAAGATTTGAAGCAGCTGATAGAACTGACCGAGTCCAGCCTGGTGTCTGTTAGAAAGAGCAAACTTCTGGCTACTCTAGATACAAAtgcctcctcctcatcctctccAGTAGGCCTTCTGGAGCAGGACACCCACCCAGACAGTTCTGCGCAGGATGAGGAGTATGCTGCTTTTAAGGAAGCCATTGCTGAGCTTGGAACTGATGAGAAGCCTTCAGCTAATAACAGTGAGATATCATCAAAGAGAGATGAAGAAACTGATGACAAAAGTGAATCAAAGTACAGTGAAGAAGAGGTGGAGTCTGAcagagaggagggggaggaggaattGAGCGGAATGAAGGTTAAAGCCCCCTACTACAGCTCTTGGGGGACCCTGGAGTACCATAATGCCATGATTGTGGGGACAGAGGACTTAGAAGACGGCAGTGCAGGAGTCAGAGTGCTGTATCTCTATCCGACTCACAAGTCATTGAAGCCGTGCCCGTTCTTCTTGGATGACAAATGCAGATTTAAAGAGAACTGTcg GTTTTCACACGGGCAAGTGGTGTCTGTGGAGGAGCTTCAGCCATTTCAGGAGCCCAATCTGAGCACGCTGGAGGTGGGCTCAGCCTGCCTGGCGAAACACAGCGATGGAATATGGTACACTGCAAAAATAACTG ACATCGACAGTGGTTACTACACTGTGAAGTTCGATTCCCTGCTGCTCAAGGAAGCTGTTGTGGAAGGAGATAGTGTCATTCCCCCGCTGCGAAGTGAAGATGGTGCCGAATCTGCTGAGTCTGATGAAGACAGTGTTGATGATTCTGGTTATGCTAAAG TGATAGATTCAAGAGTTCCAGAGAACGGGGAGTGGACTCCTGCATGCAGTTCCTCTTTTGGTGGCTGGGAAGCCCATACTCGTGGTATTGGCTCCAAACTGCTTGTTCAGATGGGATACGAATTTGGAAAAG GGTTAGGGAAGAATTCTGAAGGCCGAGTGGAGCCAGTGCAGGCTGTGGTACTTCCTCGAGGGAAGTCCCTTGACCAGTGTGCTGAggtgcttcagaaaaagaaacaggggAAGCTGGACCCAGGCAAATCAAGGAAATGCCGAGCAAAGGGGAACAGCTGTGGACAGTCCCCCGCGGGCAGCCGTAAGCCTTCCCACAATGTGTTTGACtttttgaatgaaaaactgCGAGGGAAGAGTACCggggagaaggctggagggatgGCAATGCCAGAGAGGAACAGCAAAGAGATCTACCACGCTAGCAAGAGCACTAAGAAAGCCCTGAGTGTCCACCTCTTCCAGACGATGGAGAAGATTGAACAAACACAGAAGGATATCAGAGGAATCCAGCAGGCCCTGGCACGCAACATTGGGCG GCACAGCATTGCTACAgctcagctggaggagaagctggcTAATGCACATAaacagctggggcagctgcaggcccaggaagccagcctgcagcgggagcagaagaaagcagacaCGCATAAGAAGATGACTGAGTTCTAG
- the ARFRP1 gene encoding ADP-ribosylation factor-related protein 1 isoform X1 yields the protein MYTLLSGLYKYMFQRDEYCVLILGLDNAGKTTFLEQTKTRFNKNYKGMSLSKITTTVGLNIGTIDVGKTRLMFWDLGGQEELQSLWDKYYAESHGVIYVIDSTDEERLSESKRAFEKMITSEALEGVPILVLANKQDVETCLSIPDIKTAFSDCINKIGKRDCLTQACSALTGKGVNEGIEWMVKCVVRNIHRPPRKKDIT from the exons ATGTATACTCTGCTGTCTGGACTCTATAAATACATGTTCCAGAGGGATGAGTACTGCGTCTTGATCCTTGGTTTGGACAATGCTGGTAAAACC ACCTTCCTTGAACAAACTAAAACTCGATTTAACAAGAACTACAAAGGGATGAGTTTGTCCAAAATCACAACCACTGTAGGCTTAAACA TTGGTACTATTGATGTTGGCAAAACTCGGCTAATGTTCTGGGATCTTGGTGGACAGGAGGAACTACAGTCTCTTTGGGACAAG TATTACGCTGAATCTCATGGAGTGATCTATGTTATTGACTCCACTGATGAGGAGAGGCTCTCGGAATCTAAAAGAGCTTTTG AAAAGATGATTACTAGCGAAGCTCTGGAAGGGGTTCCCATTCTGGTGTTAGCTAACAAGCAGGATGTAGAG ACTTGTCTCTCAATACCTGACATCAAGACAGCGTTTAGTGACTGCATTAACAAAATTGGGAAGAGAGACTGCCTAACGCAAGCCTGCTCTGCTCTTACTGG CAAAGGAGTGAACGAGGGAATTGAATGGATGGTGAAGTGCGTGGTGAGAAATATACACCGGCCCCCAAGAAAGAAGGACATCACGTAA
- the ARFRP1 gene encoding ADP-ribosylation factor-related protein 1 isoform X2, whose product MYTLLSGLYKYMFQRDEYCVLILGLDNAGKTTFLEQTKTRFNKNYKGMSLSKITTTVGLNIGTIDVGKTRLMFWDLGGQEELQSLWDKYYAESHGVIYVIDSTDEERLSESKRAFEKMITSEALEGVPILVLANKQDVETCLSIPDIKTAFSDCINKIGKRDCLTQACSALTGSDRPCL is encoded by the exons ATGTATACTCTGCTGTCTGGACTCTATAAATACATGTTCCAGAGGGATGAGTACTGCGTCTTGATCCTTGGTTTGGACAATGCTGGTAAAACC ACCTTCCTTGAACAAACTAAAACTCGATTTAACAAGAACTACAAAGGGATGAGTTTGTCCAAAATCACAACCACTGTAGGCTTAAACA TTGGTACTATTGATGTTGGCAAAACTCGGCTAATGTTCTGGGATCTTGGTGGACAGGAGGAACTACAGTCTCTTTGGGACAAG TATTACGCTGAATCTCATGGAGTGATCTATGTTATTGACTCCACTGATGAGGAGAGGCTCTCGGAATCTAAAAGAGCTTTTG AAAAGATGATTACTAGCGAAGCTCTGGAAGGGGTTCCCATTCTGGTGTTAGCTAACAAGCAGGATGTAGAG ACTTGTCTCTCAATACCTGACATCAAGACAGCGTTTAGTGACTGCATTAACAAAATTGGGAAGAGAGACTGCCTAACGCAAGCCTGCTCTGCTCTTACTGG CAGTGACAGACCTTGTCTGTGA